The following proteins are co-located in the Bombus pyrosoma isolate SC7728 linkage group LG12, ASM1482585v1, whole genome shotgun sequence genome:
- the LOC122573562 gene encoding WASH complex subunit 2 isoform X1 translates to MLYNHLPVLTCKTFKDISNGMDKSWDHPWTTDEMRKKRREWSLAGDAGLLKHLQQFSNNVVSRANKTQEALDSLTTQLNETAIFIDNVTNTSLALANTQFIESRVQEDNIEIGQQAETSVEQGKDEDSATADFIASVSESVKQGLNIMYEKYKEMEFVDSDSEEEDNKVVLSVVLGPNNPYQDRPLPYVIGSEKWKNSNKIGLESSSSSESEQVDEEEESESENDTTAAFKDYSMNAAPKTNIVGLLPSLNETDYSKRNDMTYIIGNDKMDALSQNEIDSVPDSVTPTDNASKIPLPNNITPNFAEELAKRLGTVRQTEKPVVDEKNEASINRFKDDLFTPEEDENILNDKSKTIINKSKGFLNDQFAENASKERQIKSYKNNIIPASIDVPPPISTVSTKPKSAIDDLFGDADSEIFSPKNTVTKNKYSSNNNQLAKTEGTRRNHLEIASSVTNNMTTSTPETNVNTNLFSDDEDVGDLFGSSKHQQLNKKKPGGEVSIFGNILTSEIESKLSRRISRTQSSGSSGSNTPANYEISASNESVLDRSRNVILNNNINEQDSIVTARNNAENSNIVNESSYSSGISIHPSSINNTGGSSIGVDFQPQMTSTRLKSEEIYREQITSDSLFTARTQNPANASSILNSTNNQPQEESVEDVLSIAQDDVFENEDLFGPPPLPKADSKPAKSKMPSLFDDSDSGDELFSTTSSGSRSQRSSDLLTSQYSDKIKSTQRRGLFDEEIDIFDNKDSLDVDIFGIIPKPIAKQESSSSSRKFLDIPDDDLFASNIRDTIPKNNGLEKSKNVATSKEIRLFDDDDIEDGDLFATKPVKSETKNEPDIFNDDDENDLFSAQKPIDKKQKDNKQPSETATFGIDITDQKVSTEKNSSKSSDILSGNGLFSTAIGSHGLIFEDDDYDDLFSTKNVSTEKTKEDAHLNLKTTEDAKERSIKNIEISNSPDVFAKSEESNVPVTASMDIEQDNDKDMHRVSSFDEHEPMQNNENELKKSPPKSLDIHTPATLSSPEKNNQAAKRVVSGKIKNLMGRMGDLKLISPMDTPPVWRKSKEKADEEDSAADRDSDDGGCLSTQGPNSPLSVSEDSTTQKQSQQSTISDENNAENAISFDEPAQLETLSTTASKTRVRIQGRRRPQSRQARKSAIRQSGIDFDTVDFVENNLQDENQVNQSSSILNKETFTAANTNAAHTTAAISDHLVSSTNDNLYRTPDTNIFLAADDKSELGSISKESSVSANKNTLLSPSTDEEDLFDVPPDLPEDPQKEDTLFGRAPILSPVEKVVSEKPPVTFKVLKDTHIKQVDDIKTETGKTEQQEEKSSTLSESSTISNVNATISCAIKKESKSEDTKFEDESKKMIDPLRDDSHDPLKDPSQLFAFVTKTPSPEKGKNLLFSEDDSLFSSGNKKFIEEKTTKKPILDLFTDDAESDLFSTTLTKAVKKPLKDTKISLFDEEDEDDSLFGSVVKKSTIENIPEKRHSMEQTAKKISLFDNDDNDTNLFSEPFDQTQKSDSGSIQEQSSKNDMLTNFTETVRTSHITDIFADQSSGEDDIFAKTSASKKTTVTSKSLFPSDDDDDDDNIFGKKFTSESQVNSVETRSIVKKAVTRDLKKTAEKIGEDPLSALLDD, encoded by the exons ATGTTGTATAACCATTTACCAGTTTTGACATGTAAAACTTTCAAG GACATATCAAATGGGATGGATAAGTCATGGGATCATCCATGGACTACAGATGAAAtgcgaaaaaagagaagggaaTGGAGTTTAGCAGGTGATGCAGGACTCCTTAAACATCTGCAGCAATTTTCTAAT AATGTGGTATCAAGGGCAAATAAAACTCAAGAAGCCTTGGATTCACTGACAACACAACTAAATGAAACAGcaatatttatagataatgTTACCAATACATCTTTGGCTTTAGCCAATACTCAATTTATTGAAAGCCGCGTACAGGAGGATAACATAGAGATTGGACAACAAGCAGAAACATCAGTGGAG CAAGGTAAGGATGAAGATTCTGCAACTGCAGATTTCATAGCTAGTGTGAGTGAAAGTGTCAAGCAAGGCctaaatataatgtatgaaaaatacaaggaaatgGAGTTTGTTGATAGTGATAGTGAAGAAGAGGACAATAAAGTAGTACTAAG tgTTGTATTGGGGCCAAATAATCCATACCAAGATCGGCCTTTGCCTTATGTTATTGGCtctgaaaaatggaaaaattcaaataaaattggtCTAGAAAGTAGTAGCAGCAGTGAATCTGAACAAGtagacgaagaggaagaatcAGAAAGCGAAAATGATACCACAGCAGCATTTAAAGATTACAGTATGAATGCTGCACCAAAGACAAACATTGTTGGATTATTACCTTCTTTGAATGAAACGGATTACAGTAAAAGAAATGATATGACATATATTATAGGAAATGACAAAATGGATGCACTTAGTCAAAATGAAATAGATTCAGTACCTGATTCAGTTACTCCTACTGATAATGCATCAAAG ATACCACTGCCGAACAATATAACACCAAATTTTGCAGAAGAGTTAGCCAAACGATTAGGTACAGTTCGACAGACTGAAAAACCTGTTGTAGATGAAAAGAATGAGGCATCGATAAATCGATTTAAAG atgATTTATTTACACCAGAGGAAgatgaaaacattttaaacgataaatctaaaactataatcaataaaagtaaaggattTTTAAATGATCAATTTGCAGAAAATGCATCCAAGGAAAGACAAATCAAATCGTATAAGAACAATATTATACCTGCTAGCATTGATGTGCCACCTCCAATTAGTACTGTTT CGACGAAACCAAAATCTGCAATCGATGATCTTTTCGGTGATGCTGATTCCGAAATTTTTTCCCCGAAAAATACAGtcacgaaaaataaatattctagtAATAATAATCAGTTGGCAAAGACAGAAGGAACGCGAAGGAATCATTTAGAGATAGCATCATCAGTAACTAATAATATGACTACGAGTACCCCAGAAACTAACGtaaatactaatttatttagCGATGATGAAGATGTTGGTGATCTCTTCGGATCGTCTAAACATCAACAACTAAATAAAAAG AAACCAGGGGGGGAAGTAtcaatatttggaaatatctTAACTTCAGAGATTGAAAGTAAGCTATCTCGTAGGATATCGCGAACTCAATCATCTGGATCTTCCGGAAGTAATACACCagcaaattatgaaattagtGCTAGCAATGAATCGGTACTTGATCGTTCGCGAAATGTTATTCtgaacaataatattaacgaaCAAGACTCTATTGTGACAGCAAGGAATAACGCAGAAAATTCAAACATTGTTAATGAAAGTAGTTACAGCAGTGGAATATCAATTCATCCATCaagtattaataatacagGTGGTTCAAGCATAGG CGTTGACTTCCAGCCACAAATGACATCAACGCGTTTAAAATCGGAAGAGATCTATCGGGAACAAATCACCAGTGACAGTCTCTTCACTGCACGTACACAGAATCCAGCGAATGcttcttcaattttaaattcaacaaatAATCAACCGCAGGAAGAATCGGTCGAAGATGTACTGTCTATAGCGCAAGACGATGTATTCGAGAACGAAGATCTGTTTGGTCCACCCCCGTTACCAAAAGCGGATTCAAAACCGGCAAAATCAAAGATGCCTTCGTTATTTGACGATTCCGACTCTGGTGACGAGTTGTTTTCGACGACCAGCTCAGGTTCTAGATCGCAAAGAAGTAGCGATTTATTAACTTCTCAGTattctgataaaataaaatccacGCAACGCAGAGGTCTCTTTGACGAGGAAATCGATATATTCGATAATAAGGATTCGCTAGATGTTGATATTTTTGGCATAATACCGAAACCGATTGCGAAACAGGAAAGCAGTAGCTCTAGTAGAAAATTTTTGGACATACCTGATGATGATCTGTTTGCAAGCAATATTCGAGACACGATACCAAAAAATAATGGCTTGGAGAAAAGCAAAAATGTTGCCACATCGAAGGAAATTAGGTTGTTTGACGACGACGATATCGAAGATGGCGATTTATTCGCTACGAAACCTGTCAAAAGCGAAACTAAAAATGAGCCTGATATTTTCAACGACGACGATGAGAACGATTTGTTTTCCGCCCAGAAACCAATTGATAAAAAGCAGAAAGATAACAAACAGCCATCAGAAACGGCTACATTCGGAATAGATATCACGGATCAGAAAGTATCCACTGAAAAGAACAGCAGTAAGAGTAGCGATATTCTTTCGGGCAACGGATTGTTTTCTACTGCCATTGGATCGCATGGATTAATCTTTGAGGATGATGACTATGATGATTTGTTCAGTACCAAAAATGTATCAACGGAAAAAACAAAAGAGGATgcacatttaaatttgaagaCGACAGAGGATGCTAAGGAACGTTCTATtaagaatattgaaatatcaaatagtCCTGACGTCTTTGCGAAATCTGAAGAATCAAACGTTCCTGTTACTGCGTCTATGGATATAGAACAAGATAATGACAAAGATATGCATCGAGTTAGTAGCTTTGACGAACACGAACCTAtgcaaaataatgaaaatgaattaaagaaGAGTCCTCCAAAATCTTTAGACATACATACACCTGCTACGTTATCTTCGCCTGAAAAGAACAATCAGGCAGCGAAACGCGTGGTTTCTGGGAAGATAAAGAATTTGATGGGAAGAATGGGCGATTTGAAGTTGATTTCACCTATGGATACACCACCAGTATGgcgaaaaagcaaagaaaaggCAGATGAAGAAGATAGTGCAGCGGATAGAGATAGCGACGACGGTGGATGTCTTAGCACACAAGGTCCTAATTCGCCGTTAAGTGTATCAG AAGATAGCACTACGCAGAAACAATCACAGCAATCAACGATTTCGGATGAAAATAATGCAGAAAATGCCATTAGTTTCGATGAACCAGCCCAGCTAGAGACGTTGTCTACTACCGCTTCGAAG aCTCGGGTTAGGATACAAGGGAGACGCCGACCACAAAGTAGGCAAGCACGAAAATCCGCTATCAGACAAAGCGGAATCGATTTCGATACCGTAGACTTCGTTGAGAATAATTTGCAAGATGAGAATCAGGTTAATCAATCGTCAAGTATTTTGAATAAAGAGACCTTTACAGCTGCGAACACCAATGCTGCCCATACTACCGCCGCGATTTCTGACCACTTGGTTTCGTCTACCAACGATAATCTTTATAGAACCCCTGATACTAATATATTCTTGGCTGCGGATGATAAATCTGAATTAGGGAGCATAAGTAAGGAAAGTTCAGTGAGTGCTAACAAAAATACCTTACTGTCACCGTCTACGGACGAAGAAGATTTATTTGATGTACCGCCTGATTTACCAGAGGATCCGCAGAAAGAAGATACACTGTTTGGTAGGGCGCCTATTCTCTCCCCAGTCGAGAAAGTCGTTTCTGAAAAGCCACCCGTTACCTTTAAAGTATTGAAAGACACGCATATTAAACAAGTCGACGATATAAAGACAGAAACGGGGAAAACCGAGCAACAGGAAGAAAAGAGTAGCACGTTATCCGAATCTAGTACCATTTCCAATGTAAACGCTACAATTTCATGCGCTATTAAAAAGGAATCCAAATCAGAGGACACGAAATTCGAAGACGAATCgaaaaaaatgatcgatccgTTACGAGATGATAGTCACGATCCGTTGAAAGATCCCAGTCAGTTATTTGCCTTTGTTACGAAAACACCGTCTccagaaaaaggaaagaatttgttattttccgAAGACGATAGTTTGTTTTCTAGCGGCAATAAGAAATTCATCGAAGAAAAAACTACGAAGAAGCCAATTTTGGATTTGTTTACCGATGATGCGGAAAGTGATTTGTTTTCGACGACTTTAACTAAAGCCGTGAAGAAGCCTTTAAAGGACACCAAGATTAGTTTATTCgatgaagaagatgaagatgatAGTTTATTTGGATCCGTTGTAAAAAAGTCGACGATAGAAAACATACCCGAAAAAAGACATTCTATGGAGCAAACTGCGAAGAAAATAAGCTTATTTGATAATGATGATAACGACACAAATTTGTTCTCTGAGCCATTCGATCAAACACAGAAGTCAGATTCTGGAAGCATTCAAGAGCAATCCAGTAAAAATGATATGTTAACCAACTTTACCGAGACCGTAAGGACCTCGCATATTACGGATATTTTTGCCGATCAATCGAGCGGAGAAGATGATATTTTCGCCAAGACATCAGCTTCAAAGAAAACCACTGTCACGTCGAAGTCGCTGTTTCCTtctgacgacgacgacgacgatgataaTATTTTCGGTAAGAAATTCACAAGCGAATCGCAGGTAAACTCAGTAGAAACGCGTTCGATCGTTAAAAAAGCGGTGACGAGGGATTTAAAAAAGACAGCTGAAAAGATTGGCGAAGATCCATTGAGTGCTCTACTAGATgactaa
- the LOC122573562 gene encoding WASH complex subunit 2 isoform X2 → MDISNGMDKSWDHPWTTDEMRKKRREWSLAGDAGLLKHLQQFSNNVVSRANKTQEALDSLTTQLNETAIFIDNVTNTSLALANTQFIESRVQEDNIEIGQQAETSVEQGKDEDSATADFIASVSESVKQGLNIMYEKYKEMEFVDSDSEEEDNKVVLSVVLGPNNPYQDRPLPYVIGSEKWKNSNKIGLESSSSSESEQVDEEEESESENDTTAAFKDYSMNAAPKTNIVGLLPSLNETDYSKRNDMTYIIGNDKMDALSQNEIDSVPDSVTPTDNASKIPLPNNITPNFAEELAKRLGTVRQTEKPVVDEKNEASINRFKDDLFTPEEDENILNDKSKTIINKSKGFLNDQFAENASKERQIKSYKNNIIPASIDVPPPISTVSTKPKSAIDDLFGDADSEIFSPKNTVTKNKYSSNNNQLAKTEGTRRNHLEIASSVTNNMTTSTPETNVNTNLFSDDEDVGDLFGSSKHQQLNKKKPGGEVSIFGNILTSEIESKLSRRISRTQSSGSSGSNTPANYEISASNESVLDRSRNVILNNNINEQDSIVTARNNAENSNIVNESSYSSGISIHPSSINNTGGSSIGVDFQPQMTSTRLKSEEIYREQITSDSLFTARTQNPANASSILNSTNNQPQEESVEDVLSIAQDDVFENEDLFGPPPLPKADSKPAKSKMPSLFDDSDSGDELFSTTSSGSRSQRSSDLLTSQYSDKIKSTQRRGLFDEEIDIFDNKDSLDVDIFGIIPKPIAKQESSSSSRKFLDIPDDDLFASNIRDTIPKNNGLEKSKNVATSKEIRLFDDDDIEDGDLFATKPVKSETKNEPDIFNDDDENDLFSAQKPIDKKQKDNKQPSETATFGIDITDQKVSTEKNSSKSSDILSGNGLFSTAIGSHGLIFEDDDYDDLFSTKNVSTEKTKEDAHLNLKTTEDAKERSIKNIEISNSPDVFAKSEESNVPVTASMDIEQDNDKDMHRVSSFDEHEPMQNNENELKKSPPKSLDIHTPATLSSPEKNNQAAKRVVSGKIKNLMGRMGDLKLISPMDTPPVWRKSKEKADEEDSAADRDSDDGGCLSTQGPNSPLSVSEDSTTQKQSQQSTISDENNAENAISFDEPAQLETLSTTASKTRVRIQGRRRPQSRQARKSAIRQSGIDFDTVDFVENNLQDENQVNQSSSILNKETFTAANTNAAHTTAAISDHLVSSTNDNLYRTPDTNIFLAADDKSELGSISKESSVSANKNTLLSPSTDEEDLFDVPPDLPEDPQKEDTLFGRAPILSPVEKVVSEKPPVTFKVLKDTHIKQVDDIKTETGKTEQQEEKSSTLSESSTISNVNATISCAIKKESKSEDTKFEDESKKMIDPLRDDSHDPLKDPSQLFAFVTKTPSPEKGKNLLFSEDDSLFSSGNKKFIEEKTTKKPILDLFTDDAESDLFSTTLTKAVKKPLKDTKISLFDEEDEDDSLFGSVVKKSTIENIPEKRHSMEQTAKKISLFDNDDNDTNLFSEPFDQTQKSDSGSIQEQSSKNDMLTNFTETVRTSHITDIFADQSSGEDDIFAKTSASKKTTVTSKSLFPSDDDDDDDNIFGKKFTSESQVNSVETRSIVKKAVTRDLKKTAEKIGEDPLSALLDD, encoded by the exons ATG GACATATCAAATGGGATGGATAAGTCATGGGATCATCCATGGACTACAGATGAAAtgcgaaaaaagagaagggaaTGGAGTTTAGCAGGTGATGCAGGACTCCTTAAACATCTGCAGCAATTTTCTAAT AATGTGGTATCAAGGGCAAATAAAACTCAAGAAGCCTTGGATTCACTGACAACACAACTAAATGAAACAGcaatatttatagataatgTTACCAATACATCTTTGGCTTTAGCCAATACTCAATTTATTGAAAGCCGCGTACAGGAGGATAACATAGAGATTGGACAACAAGCAGAAACATCAGTGGAG CAAGGTAAGGATGAAGATTCTGCAACTGCAGATTTCATAGCTAGTGTGAGTGAAAGTGTCAAGCAAGGCctaaatataatgtatgaaaaatacaaggaaatgGAGTTTGTTGATAGTGATAGTGAAGAAGAGGACAATAAAGTAGTACTAAG tgTTGTATTGGGGCCAAATAATCCATACCAAGATCGGCCTTTGCCTTATGTTATTGGCtctgaaaaatggaaaaattcaaataaaattggtCTAGAAAGTAGTAGCAGCAGTGAATCTGAACAAGtagacgaagaggaagaatcAGAAAGCGAAAATGATACCACAGCAGCATTTAAAGATTACAGTATGAATGCTGCACCAAAGACAAACATTGTTGGATTATTACCTTCTTTGAATGAAACGGATTACAGTAAAAGAAATGATATGACATATATTATAGGAAATGACAAAATGGATGCACTTAGTCAAAATGAAATAGATTCAGTACCTGATTCAGTTACTCCTACTGATAATGCATCAAAG ATACCACTGCCGAACAATATAACACCAAATTTTGCAGAAGAGTTAGCCAAACGATTAGGTACAGTTCGACAGACTGAAAAACCTGTTGTAGATGAAAAGAATGAGGCATCGATAAATCGATTTAAAG atgATTTATTTACACCAGAGGAAgatgaaaacattttaaacgataaatctaaaactataatcaataaaagtaaaggattTTTAAATGATCAATTTGCAGAAAATGCATCCAAGGAAAGACAAATCAAATCGTATAAGAACAATATTATACCTGCTAGCATTGATGTGCCACCTCCAATTAGTACTGTTT CGACGAAACCAAAATCTGCAATCGATGATCTTTTCGGTGATGCTGATTCCGAAATTTTTTCCCCGAAAAATACAGtcacgaaaaataaatattctagtAATAATAATCAGTTGGCAAAGACAGAAGGAACGCGAAGGAATCATTTAGAGATAGCATCATCAGTAACTAATAATATGACTACGAGTACCCCAGAAACTAACGtaaatactaatttatttagCGATGATGAAGATGTTGGTGATCTCTTCGGATCGTCTAAACATCAACAACTAAATAAAAAG AAACCAGGGGGGGAAGTAtcaatatttggaaatatctTAACTTCAGAGATTGAAAGTAAGCTATCTCGTAGGATATCGCGAACTCAATCATCTGGATCTTCCGGAAGTAATACACCagcaaattatgaaattagtGCTAGCAATGAATCGGTACTTGATCGTTCGCGAAATGTTATTCtgaacaataatattaacgaaCAAGACTCTATTGTGACAGCAAGGAATAACGCAGAAAATTCAAACATTGTTAATGAAAGTAGTTACAGCAGTGGAATATCAATTCATCCATCaagtattaataatacagGTGGTTCAAGCATAGG CGTTGACTTCCAGCCACAAATGACATCAACGCGTTTAAAATCGGAAGAGATCTATCGGGAACAAATCACCAGTGACAGTCTCTTCACTGCACGTACACAGAATCCAGCGAATGcttcttcaattttaaattcaacaaatAATCAACCGCAGGAAGAATCGGTCGAAGATGTACTGTCTATAGCGCAAGACGATGTATTCGAGAACGAAGATCTGTTTGGTCCACCCCCGTTACCAAAAGCGGATTCAAAACCGGCAAAATCAAAGATGCCTTCGTTATTTGACGATTCCGACTCTGGTGACGAGTTGTTTTCGACGACCAGCTCAGGTTCTAGATCGCAAAGAAGTAGCGATTTATTAACTTCTCAGTattctgataaaataaaatccacGCAACGCAGAGGTCTCTTTGACGAGGAAATCGATATATTCGATAATAAGGATTCGCTAGATGTTGATATTTTTGGCATAATACCGAAACCGATTGCGAAACAGGAAAGCAGTAGCTCTAGTAGAAAATTTTTGGACATACCTGATGATGATCTGTTTGCAAGCAATATTCGAGACACGATACCAAAAAATAATGGCTTGGAGAAAAGCAAAAATGTTGCCACATCGAAGGAAATTAGGTTGTTTGACGACGACGATATCGAAGATGGCGATTTATTCGCTACGAAACCTGTCAAAAGCGAAACTAAAAATGAGCCTGATATTTTCAACGACGACGATGAGAACGATTTGTTTTCCGCCCAGAAACCAATTGATAAAAAGCAGAAAGATAACAAACAGCCATCAGAAACGGCTACATTCGGAATAGATATCACGGATCAGAAAGTATCCACTGAAAAGAACAGCAGTAAGAGTAGCGATATTCTTTCGGGCAACGGATTGTTTTCTACTGCCATTGGATCGCATGGATTAATCTTTGAGGATGATGACTATGATGATTTGTTCAGTACCAAAAATGTATCAACGGAAAAAACAAAAGAGGATgcacatttaaatttgaagaCGACAGAGGATGCTAAGGAACGTTCTATtaagaatattgaaatatcaaatagtCCTGACGTCTTTGCGAAATCTGAAGAATCAAACGTTCCTGTTACTGCGTCTATGGATATAGAACAAGATAATGACAAAGATATGCATCGAGTTAGTAGCTTTGACGAACACGAACCTAtgcaaaataatgaaaatgaattaaagaaGAGTCCTCCAAAATCTTTAGACATACATACACCTGCTACGTTATCTTCGCCTGAAAAGAACAATCAGGCAGCGAAACGCGTGGTTTCTGGGAAGATAAAGAATTTGATGGGAAGAATGGGCGATTTGAAGTTGATTTCACCTATGGATACACCACCAGTATGgcgaaaaagcaaagaaaaggCAGATGAAGAAGATAGTGCAGCGGATAGAGATAGCGACGACGGTGGATGTCTTAGCACACAAGGTCCTAATTCGCCGTTAAGTGTATCAG AAGATAGCACTACGCAGAAACAATCACAGCAATCAACGATTTCGGATGAAAATAATGCAGAAAATGCCATTAGTTTCGATGAACCAGCCCAGCTAGAGACGTTGTCTACTACCGCTTCGAAG aCTCGGGTTAGGATACAAGGGAGACGCCGACCACAAAGTAGGCAAGCACGAAAATCCGCTATCAGACAAAGCGGAATCGATTTCGATACCGTAGACTTCGTTGAGAATAATTTGCAAGATGAGAATCAGGTTAATCAATCGTCAAGTATTTTGAATAAAGAGACCTTTACAGCTGCGAACACCAATGCTGCCCATACTACCGCCGCGATTTCTGACCACTTGGTTTCGTCTACCAACGATAATCTTTATAGAACCCCTGATACTAATATATTCTTGGCTGCGGATGATAAATCTGAATTAGGGAGCATAAGTAAGGAAAGTTCAGTGAGTGCTAACAAAAATACCTTACTGTCACCGTCTACGGACGAAGAAGATTTATTTGATGTACCGCCTGATTTACCAGAGGATCCGCAGAAAGAAGATACACTGTTTGGTAGGGCGCCTATTCTCTCCCCAGTCGAGAAAGTCGTTTCTGAAAAGCCACCCGTTACCTTTAAAGTATTGAAAGACACGCATATTAAACAAGTCGACGATATAAAGACAGAAACGGGGAAAACCGAGCAACAGGAAGAAAAGAGTAGCACGTTATCCGAATCTAGTACCATTTCCAATGTAAACGCTACAATTTCATGCGCTATTAAAAAGGAATCCAAATCAGAGGACACGAAATTCGAAGACGAATCgaaaaaaatgatcgatccgTTACGAGATGATAGTCACGATCCGTTGAAAGATCCCAGTCAGTTATTTGCCTTTGTTACGAAAACACCGTCTccagaaaaaggaaagaatttgttattttccgAAGACGATAGTTTGTTTTCTAGCGGCAATAAGAAATTCATCGAAGAAAAAACTACGAAGAAGCCAATTTTGGATTTGTTTACCGATGATGCGGAAAGTGATTTGTTTTCGACGACTTTAACTAAAGCCGTGAAGAAGCCTTTAAAGGACACCAAGATTAGTTTATTCgatgaagaagatgaagatgatAGTTTATTTGGATCCGTTGTAAAAAAGTCGACGATAGAAAACATACCCGAAAAAAGACATTCTATGGAGCAAACTGCGAAGAAAATAAGCTTATTTGATAATGATGATAACGACACAAATTTGTTCTCTGAGCCATTCGATCAAACACAGAAGTCAGATTCTGGAAGCATTCAAGAGCAATCCAGTAAAAATGATATGTTAACCAACTTTACCGAGACCGTAAGGACCTCGCATATTACGGATATTTTTGCCGATCAATCGAGCGGAGAAGATGATATTTTCGCCAAGACATCAGCTTCAAAGAAAACCACTGTCACGTCGAAGTCGCTGTTTCCTtctgacgacgacgacgacgatgataaTATTTTCGGTAAGAAATTCACAAGCGAATCGCAGGTAAACTCAGTAGAAACGCGTTCGATCGTTAAAAAAGCGGTGACGAGGGATTTAAAAAAGACAGCTGAAAAGATTGGCGAAGATCCATTGAGTGCTCTACTAGATgactaa